A section of the Anabaena cylindrica PCC 7122 genome encodes:
- a CDS encoding peroxiredoxin: MISRRIFISILFASCFTLISWLNFTPFAQALGGKLPAINQPAPEFTLPTNTGDGKISLSDLRGKWVVLYFYPKDFTSGCTIEARRFQQDLPKYLDKNTQIIGVSADDIDSHAEFCDSEGLKFPLLADTNGAVSKAYGSWIGYVSMRHSFIIDPQGVLRETFVKVNPSIHSTEVLTKLEKLQSAVS, translated from the coding sequence ATGATTTCTCGTCGTATTTTTATCAGCATCTTATTTGCTAGTTGTTTTACATTGATCAGTTGGTTGAATTTTACCCCCTTTGCTCAAGCTTTGGGTGGTAAACTACCTGCAATTAACCAACCAGCACCTGAGTTTACTTTACCTACCAACACAGGTGATGGCAAAATTTCCCTTTCTGACTTGCGCGGTAAATGGGTAGTTTTGTATTTCTATCCTAAAGATTTCACCTCTGGTTGCACTATTGAAGCACGGCGTTTTCAACAAGACTTACCCAAATATCTGGATAAAAATACTCAAATTATTGGTGTGAGTGCTGATGATATTGATTCCCACGCCGAATTTTGTGATTCTGAGGGGTTAAAATTCCCTTTGTTGGCGGATACTAACGGTGCAGTCAGTAAAGCCTATGGTTCTTGGATTGGTTATGTATCTATGCGCCATAGTTTTATTATCGATCCTCAGGGAGTTCTCCGTGAGACTTTTGTGAAGGTGAATCCAAGTATTCACAGTACGGAAGTTTTGACGAAACTTGAAAAGTTGCAATCAGCAGTTTCATGA